CGATTCTTCGGCGAGCACGAGATCACTCGATTCATGGTGTCACTGTGACGGGCGGTCACCGGCCACGGACACTGCCGCAGCATGGAATGTCGTGAACCTTTTCACGGCCGGTCGGCGCGTTCAACACCCCGGTTTCGGGGGCGAGGTGGGCAGCGGATGTTGTTCGGCCAGTGCCAGTTTGAAACCCACGTGGCTGGCTTCGAAGCCGAGCTTGCCGTAGAAACGGTGCGCGTCCGTGCGGCTACCGTGCGAGGTCAACTGCACCAGGGCACAACCGCGCGCCCGCGCCCGCCGCACGCACTCCTCGATGAGTTGTGCGCCCAGGCCGTTGCCACGCAGCGGCCGATCCACGCGCACCGCCTCGATCTGCGCCCGCACCGCACCCTTGTGGGCAAGACCCGGCAGGAAGCTGAGTTGCGCGGTGCCGACTACGGCACCGTGGTGTTCGGCTACCAGCAGTTCCTGGCGCGGATCGGCATCGATCACGGCGAACGCCGCGCGATACGGGCTCAGATCGTCCACCGATTCACGGGCACTACCCAACGTGTCGTCAGCAAGCATCCGCACCAGCGCCGGCAGGTCCTCGATCGTCGCGGACCGAAAGATGATCTCGTCCATGCACCGATTCCATCATGCGGCGGGGGAGGACTTCCGCCTGCTTCCCACTCGTACCGGCTTCGGCTCGTCGCGCCACTCGGACGGCTCGCGAGGAAACACCGAATTGGTACCGGCGTACAGGGGTGCCCAGTTTTCGATGGGTTTAGTAGCAGTTTCGTTTCGTGTTCACCAACCAAACGTAAACGTAATGAGGGCAGGGGAGTTGGGCGACCGCCTCGAGTCCTGACCCCCGATAATGTTCACTTATCGGAGGTCAGGACTGCTGGTCGATTACCGAGTCTTCTTGCGACACGAACTCTTTCGTTTCGTATGAATACGTCACTATTGACGAAACCAACGCTACGATTTTCGAGTGTCCAACGTCTGCAACTACCCGGGCTGTGCTCGACCCATCACGCGTGGCGGGGGGCCCGGCCGCCCTTCGGAATACTGTGATCACCCGGAGCACACGCGATGGCGCGCGTGGCGGGAACGGCAACGGCTACAACAGGAGTCGGAGGTAGCCGACGCTTCCGTCACTGTGACGCAGCAGGGGCCGGTCACCGTGGCTCGATTACGCGCGGATGAGCTGCTCACCCAATTCCGTGGTCTCGCAGATCAACTGGGTAATACGCTGAACGCCGCCGTCGCCGAACTGTCCACGCTCGGCGATCCCTCGGTGGCCGAGGCGCAGGTCCAGGCGGTGCAAGCCGATGCGGCGCGCCGGATCGCGGAAGCTGAAATGGCTACTGTCGCGGCAGAACAGGCGCGCCGCGAAGCCGAGGAAGCGCGAGCGCTGGCCGAAGCCGCGGCCGATGACGCCGCCGGTGCGGCCGAACGGGCGGAAGCCGCGATCGCCGACGCGCACAGCACCCGCGACGACGCACTACGCGAGGTCGAACGCGCCACGCGTCAGGCTGCCGACGACGTGTTCGCGGCGCGCAGCGACGCCGAAGCCGAGGTCCGCACCGCGCGCCGCGAAACCGCGGAGGAGATCGCACGGATCCGACAGGAGGCGACCGAACAGGTCGAGCGCGCCGAACGGCGGGCCGCCACCGACATCGCGCACGCGGAACGGGAAGCGGCGGCCAAGGTCGGCGCCGCGCACTCCGAGCGCGACCTCGCCGTGCAGCGTGCCGCCGACGCCGAACGGGCGACCGAACGCGCCGAGCAGGCGGCGATGGAACGGATCGAAGCCGCCAACGAGGCGCGCGAAGAATGGCGCCGGGTCCGCGTCGAACTCGACAGCACCCGCACCGAACTCACCGAAACCCGCCGCACCGCTGCCGCTGACATCGCGGCGGCCCGCGCCGAATCCAGTGCCGCAATAGAGAAGGTCCGCACCGAAGCCGCCCAGCGAATCGACGCACTCGACGAGGCTCGCGCGCAAACACTCGCGCGCGCCGAACGCGCCGAGGCGCAACTGGACGAACTACTCGCCGAAGCCCGTCGCCCGGTCACCGACCGCCCAGCGCGAGCGGGCGCCTCGTAGCCGCTATGCCAGTGGCCACTTGGGCGGGAGCTCCGTAACCGGAGTGTCGGTGGCGACCCTTGCGGGGGTCACCGGCACCTCGTCAGCATGATTTCGAAAGGAGCGTGCGGCGGTCGTCGCGCCACCTACTCGCCGCACAAGGCCCGGACAGCCGGGACGACGTCGCCGATCCAGCGGCGGAGTTGGGTTTCGTCCTCGGACTCCGGCCAGTACACGAACGTGTCGAAGCCGGTTTCGGTGGCGAGGTCGGCCAGGATGCGGGCCCAGCCGGCGGCGTCGGTACGGATCTTCTCTTCACCGCGCAGGGTGACCGGGCCGGGCGCGTCGGTGATGGTGCCGACGAGTTGCGCCATCCGGGTGATGTCGGTCGGCGCGCGTCCCGCGTCGACGGCGGCGGCCGAGATGATGTCTTGCGTCGCTTGCCATTTCTCGTAGGGCAGGTAGTGCGGAATGGGTGCGGCCCAGCCGTCGGCGATGCGCCCGGTGAGCGCGTTCGCCTTCGGGCCGACGCTGCCGAACCAGATCCCGACCGGATGGGCGGGCGCGGGGCCGGATTGCACGCCGTGCACGGTGTAGTGCGTGCCGTCGACGTTCGCTTTCGTCCCGGGCTGCCACATGGCGCGGATGACGGCGGTGGCTTCTTCGAGCGCTTGCAACGCTTCGGGATTCGATCGGGTCGGGCCGCCCATGGCGCGGATGGCGGGCCAGAACGCGCCCGCACCCAGCGCGAGTTCGAAGCGTCCGCCGCTGAGCAGGTCCAGGGTCGCCGCCTGCTTGCCGAGCATGGCCGGCCCGCGCAGCGGCAGGCTCGCCACGTCCGGAAACACCCGCAGCCGTCCGGTTTCCGCCAACACGGTGGCGATCACCGCGAAGGTGTCGGCCAGCCCGCCGGAGTACGGGTGGTCCTGGATGCCGAGCAGATCGAGGCCCTCCCGGTCCGCCACCTTCGCCAGCGCGCGCAGCCGTGGCAGTTCGGTCGCCGTCGGCGCCCACTGAATACCGAATCGCAAACTCACCTCGCGATCATGCCACCCGCCGGCGCAGCGGATGATCTTGATGCGACCGAACGGCCTGCCGGCAGCGAAACCCGCGCTTGTCCGTCACGGTGCGCGGAAGCCGCCGATCTCCTGCTCGAGCAGCTCGGCCAGCCGCAGCGGCGTGCGGTCTTCGAACATCGGGCCGATGAGCTGCACGCCGACCGGCAGTCCGGCGTCGGTGCGGTCCGCGGGGATGGCGGTGGCGGGCAGACCTGGCATAGTGGCCAGACCCGCCCAGACGAACTGGTCGTTGAACGAATAGTCGACGCCGTCGATGGCGATGCGCCGCTCACCCAGACCCGTGTGGTCGTGCGGGAACGCGGGTGTCGGCGTGATCGGGCACACGACCGCGTCGAACTCCGCGAACAGCTGCCGCCACCCGTGGCGATGTAGTTCGCGGCGGTTGTTCGCTTCGATCCACTCGCGGTGGCTGAATACCGCACTGCGTTGCCACACCGCCTGATAGCTGTCGTCGTGCGGGTCCAGTCCGGCCGCGGCGGCGCGCAGCAATTCGTACCTGTCCGCCGGGAAACGCGCGGCGAGATCGGACACCAGCAGCTGGGTGTAGAGCGTCGCAGCCTCGGCGAGGTCGGGCAGCAAAGGACTCTGCCGCGCCACGTGCGCACCGGCGGCGACCATCGCGTCGGCGACCCGCTGTAGCCCTGCGCGCACCGCGGTCCCGGTCGGAATATTCGGATGCTCGTCGAGAACCAGCACACGGAAGTCGGCGAGGCGCTCGTGGCGGGCGGGCGGCAGCGCCAGCTGATAGGCGATGCCGTGCGTGAGCGGATCGGGCCCCGCCATCACGTCCAACAGGAGAGCGAGGTCGCGGGCCGTGCGGGCCATCGGACCGACCACCGGGAGATCACGCTCGGTGGGCAGCGCAGGCCCCGGTGGCGCGACCATGCCGCGACTGGCCACCAGCCCGAGGGTCGGCTTGTGCGCGTAGACGCCACAGAAGTGCGCGGGCGTGCGCAGCGATCCGGCGATATCGGAGCCGAGCGAGAGCGCGCCGAAGCCGGCGGCCAAGGCGGCAGCCGATCCGCCGGAGGATCCGCCCGGTGTGCGACTGTGATCCCACGGGTTGTTGGTGGTGCCGTAGATGTCGTTGTAGCTCTGGATGTCCTGCAACATGAACGGCACGTTGGTTTTTCCGAGTACCACTGCACCGGCTGCCTCGATCCGCGACACCTGCACCGCGTTCTCGGCGGGCACGTAGTCGCGATACGCGGGCACACCCCAGGTCGTGGGCAGACCCGCGATGTCGTAGGACTCCTTGACCGTCACCGGGACACCGAGCAGCGGACGGTCCTCGCCGTGTGCCCGCGCCTCGTCGGCTCGCCGCGCCGCCGCCCGCGCCCGGTCGAAGTCCGGCACACAGATGGCATTGATCGTCTTGTCGTCCCGCTCGATTCGAGCGATCGCCTCCTCGGTCAACTCGACCGACGTCACCGCACCCGCACGCAGGGCGGCCAAAAGTTGTTCCGCCGAATGAAAACTCCGCTCCATGACCGCGACCCTACCGACGCCGCGGAAGTCCTCGATCCCGTGAGCGGGTTCGTCCCGAATGTCCCCGCGAACGGCGCCTTGTCGTAATAGATGTGCGCGACGACCTGCCACGCCTCTATGGTGAGCCGATGGCATCGGTGAAAAAGGTTCAAGTCACCTTCGACTGTGCGGATCCCGAGCGCGTCGCCCGGTTCTGGTGCGAGGTATTGGGATACGTCGTGCCGCCGGCGCCGGAGGGCTTCGCCGACTGGGACGAATACAACCGCACGTTGCCGCCGGAACGCCAGAACGCGGGGGCCGCTGCCATGGATCCCGCGGGTGTGGGTCCGCGCCTGTATTTCCAGCGCGTGCCCGAGGGCAAGGTCGTGAAGAACCGTGTGCACCTCGATGTGCGGGTCGGCACGGGACTGACTGGCGAGGAACGCGTGGCCGCGCTCGAAGCCGAATGCGCTCGGCTGCTCCCGCTCGGCGCGACCCGGCTGGAACTGCTGCTCGCCGACGAGGAGAACGAGTCGTGTCTGGTGATGCAGGACATCGAGGGCAACGAGTTCTGCCTCGACTGAACTACTCGCTCATCGCCAACTCGGCAGCCAGAGATGGTGCTGCCAGCTCGCCGGTGTGATCGGCAGGCCGGTCAGTATCGGATAGAGCCAGATGAAGTTGGCCACCACCAAGCCCAGATACAGGCATACCGCGAGCAGTCCGGTGCCGCGGCGTTCCCTGGATTCCGCTGCGCGCCCGAGGATCTGGCCGAGTGCCAGCGCCAGCAGCATGACCAGGAACGGCGCCATGACGGTCGCGTAGAAGAAGTACATCTGCCGGTCCAGCGCCCCGAACCACGGCAGCCATGCGGCGCCGTACGCGGTGAGCACGGCGAGATAGCGCCAGTCGCGCCGCGTCGCCGACTGCCACAGCGCCCAGCCCAGCACCGGGAACGCCAACCACCAGACGGCCGGGGTGCCGATCAGCATGATCGCCCGCACGCACTCGGATTGCCCGCAGCCGTGGGCGTTTTCGGGGTAGTAGTACAGCATCGGGCGCAAGCCCATCGGCCACGTCCACGGCTTGGATTCCCAGGCGTGGTGGTTGCCCGCCGAGTTGGTGAGGTGGGTGTGGAAATCCAGGACTCTGGAATGGTTGAACCACAACGCCCGCAACGCATCCGGCACGAACGAGAAGAAGCCGTCCGGACCCACCTGGATGCCGACCGCGTGGCGGTTCACCCCGGACTCGCTCGCGAACCAGCCGGCGTACGACGCGAGATAGACCCCGAGCGCCACGAACGGCAGCGCGAACGTGGCCGGTAACGCGTCCCGGATCATCGTGCCGGCGAACGGGTGCGGCACGCCGTACGCGCGTCGCGCGGTGGCATCGAAACCGAGCGACAGAATCGCGAAGGCCACCACGAAATA
This genomic stretch from Nocardia brasiliensis ATCC 700358 harbors:
- a CDS encoding GNAT family N-acetyltransferase, with protein sequence MDEIIFRSATIEDLPALVRMLADDTLGSARESVDDLSPYRAAFAVIDADPRQELLVAEHHGAVVGTAQLSFLPGLAHKGAVRAQIEAVRVDRPLRGNGLGAQLIEECVRRARARGCALVQLTSHGSRTDAHRFYGKLGFEASHVGFKLALAEQHPLPTSPPKPGC
- a CDS encoding LLM class flavin-dependent oxidoreductase is translated as MSLRFGIQWAPTATELPRLRALAKVADREGLDLLGIQDHPYSGGLADTFAVIATVLAETGRLRVFPDVASLPLRGPAMLGKQAATLDLLSGGRFELALGAGAFWPAIRAMGGPTRSNPEALQALEEATAVIRAMWQPGTKANVDGTHYTVHGVQSGPAPAHPVGIWFGSVGPKANALTGRIADGWAAPIPHYLPYEKWQATQDIISAAAVDAGRAPTDITRMAQLVGTITDAPGPVTLRGEEKIRTDAAGWARILADLATETGFDTFVYWPESEDETQLRRWIGDVVPAVRALCGE
- a CDS encoding amidase, with the translated sequence MERSFHSAEQLLAALRAGAVTSVELTEEAIARIERDDKTINAICVPDFDRARAAARRADEARAHGEDRPLLGVPVTVKESYDIAGLPTTWGVPAYRDYVPAENAVQVSRIEAAGAVVLGKTNVPFMLQDIQSYNDIYGTTNNPWDHSRTPGGSSGGSAAALAAGFGALSLGSDIAGSLRTPAHFCGVYAHKPTLGLVASRGMVAPPGPALPTERDLPVVGPMARTARDLALLLDVMAGPDPLTHGIAYQLALPPARHERLADFRVLVLDEHPNIPTGTAVRAGLQRVADAMVAAGAHVARQSPLLPDLAEAATLYTQLLVSDLAARFPADRYELLRAAAAGLDPHDDSYQAVWQRSAVFSHREWIEANNRRELHRHGWRQLFAEFDAVVCPITPTPAFPHDHTGLGERRIAIDGVDYSFNDQFVWAGLATMPGLPATAIPADRTDAGLPVGVQLIGPMFEDRTPLRLAELLEQEIGGFRAP
- a CDS encoding VOC family protein, producing MASVKKVQVTFDCADPERVARFWCEVLGYVVPPAPEGFADWDEYNRTLPPERQNAGAAAMDPAGVGPRLYFQRVPEGKVVKNRVHLDVRVGTGLTGEERVAALEAECARLLPLGATRLELLLADEENESCLVMQDIEGNEFCLD
- a CDS encoding dolichyl-phosphate-mannose--protein mannosyltransferase; the encoded protein is MTAQRGVDEGPRDTARGWWVTIFLTLVAAVLRFAGLGTATEGGTPVFDEKYYALQAWELLNNGMGIEDNPGFPVIVHPPFGKMLIATGEALFGFTPLGWRFAAALAGTVLVLLVVRIVRRLARSTLIGAIAGILLIADGVTFVSSRIGMLDIFLTVLVTGAFGCLIVDRDEVRARLARAATTGTLWGPRLGVRWWRFGAGVLLGLACATKWSGLYFVVAFAILSLGFDATARRAYGVPHPFAGTMIRDALPATFALPFVALGVYLASYAGWFASESGVNRHAVGIQVGPDGFFSFVPDALRALWFNHSRVLDFHTHLTNSAGNHHAWESKPWTWPMGLRPMLYYYPENAHGCGQSECVRAIMLIGTPAVWWLAFPVLGWALWQSATRRDWRYLAVLTAYGAAWLPWFGALDRQMYFFYATVMAPFLVMLLALALGQILGRAAESRERRGTGLLAVCLYLGLVVANFIWLYPILTGLPITPASWQHHLWLPSWR